Proteins from one Setaria italica strain Yugu1 chromosome V, Setaria_italica_v2.0, whole genome shotgun sequence genomic window:
- the LOC101782846 gene encoding protein DMP3, translating into MAAAASVPSGGDVRKQIAQPSAGAATTTGADVIRESSAAPSPLRGTTTTPPRQLKAPPPPPPATAAPAAIDKTLASVANLAKLLPTGTALAFHSLSPSFTNRGACLPSNRYLTAALLYLCFLSCIFFSFTDSFVGGDGKLYYGLATAKGFLVLNYTGDSGDDEEEDAERRRQVFRNLHRLRMRCVDFAHAGLSAAVFLTVAFSDPAVQSCYFPDASGNVKQVLTNLPLGAGFLSSMVFLVFPTTRKGLDYTGRSTNA; encoded by the coding sequence ATGGCCGCGGCCGCGAGTGTGCCGAGCGGAGGCGACGTCCGCAAACAGATAGCGCAGCCCAGCGCGGGCGCGGCGACCACCACCGGCGCGGACGTGATACGCGAGAGCTCGGCCGCGCCGAGCCCCTTGCGCGGCACCACTACGACCCCGCCTCGGCAGCTCaaggcgcccccgccgccgcccccagcaacggcggcgccggcggccatcGACAAGACGCTGGCGAGCGTGGCCAACCTCGCCAAGCTGCTGCCGACGGGGACGGCGCTGGCGTTCCACTCGCTGTCCCCTTCCTTCACCAACCGCGGCGCGTGCCTGCCATCCAACCGCTACCTCACCGCCGCGCTGCTCTACCTCTGCTTCCTCTcctgcatcttcttctccttcaccGACAGcttcgtcggcggcgacggcaagctCTACTACGGCCTCGCCACGGCGAAAGGGTTCCTCGTGCTCAACTACACCGGCGacagcggcgacgacgaggaggaggacgcggagcggcggaggcaggTGTTCAGGAACCTCCACAGGCTCAGGATGCGGTGCGTGGACTTCGCGCACGCGGGCTTGTCGGCGGCGGTGTTCCTGACGGTGGCGTTCAGCGACCCCGCCGTGCAGAGCTGCTACTTCCCCGACGCCAGCGGCAACGTGAAGCAGGTGCTCACCAACCTGCCCCTCGGCGCCGGCTTCCTGTCCAGCATGGTGTTCCTCGTCTTCCCGACGACTCGGAAGGGGCTCGACTACACAGGTCGGTCCACAAACGCTTAG